A genomic window from Tachyglossus aculeatus isolate mTacAcu1 chromosome 9, mTacAcu1.pri, whole genome shotgun sequence includes:
- the PJVK gene encoding pejvakin isoform X1 — protein MFAAATKNFVKQVGDGGRLVPVPSLSEADKYQPLSLVVKKKRCVLFQRPKFTSTPFTLKDILQGDRDISAGISSYQLLNYEDKSDVSLCGRRGNHMMTDVGVNVAGSDSVAVKASFGVVTKHEVEVPTLLKELTTRKINFDHCLIRQSRENKKAILCVVMESIRTTRQCSLSVHAGMRGEAVRFHIIDDQNPKGRDKAIVFPAHTTIAFSVFELYIRLDGEFELCFSSVSKGGFEREETATFALLYRIRNILFERNRRVMDAISRSDLYLDDLFSDYYEKPTSMADVSVREGTHNRVNLLNHNIPKGPCVLCGMGNHKRETVYGCFDCSIDGQKYVRLHVVPCFDLWHKRMR, from the exons ATGTTTGCCGCTGCTACCAAGAACTTCGTTAAGCAAGTTGGCGATGGAGGGAGATTGGTTCCAGTGCCAAGCTTAAGTGAAGCTGACAAATACCAACCTCTGAGCCTTGTGGTCAAAAAGAAGAGATGTGTTCTGTTTCAAAGACCTAAATTTACCTCTACGCCTTTCACCCTCAAAGATATTcttcagggagacagagacatttcGGCTG GCATCTCATCTTACCAGTTACTGAACTACGAAGACAAATCCGACGTCTCACTCTGCGGGAGACGAGGAAACCATATGATGACCGATGTCGGGGTTAATGTTGCTGGGTCCGATTCCGTTGCAGTGAAAGCTTCGTTCGGTGTCGTGACCAAGCATGAAGTGGAAGTCCCAACGTTACTCAAAGAACTTACCACTAG AAAAATCAACTTTGACCACTGCCTCATCCGTCAATCCAGGGAGAATAAGAAGGCCATCTTGTGTGTGGTCATGGAGAGCATCAGGACAACACGACAGTGCTCATTATCAGTGCACGCGGGGATGCGTGGGGAAGCCGTGAGA TTCCATATTATTGATGACCAAAATCCCAAGGGAAGAGACAAAGCTATTGTTTTTCCGGCACACACAACTATAGCATTCAGTGTCTTTGAACTTTACATTCGCTTGGATGGTGAGTTTG AACTCTGTTTCAGTTCAGTGTCAAAAGGAGGATTTGAAAGAGAGGAAACTGCAACATTTGCACTACTCTACAGAATAAGAAATATCCTGTTCGAACGAA atagaAGGGTGATGGATGCCATCTCTCGCTCCGACCTCTACTTGGATGATCTATTTTCAGACTACTATGAAAAACCCACGAGCATGGCTGACGTCTCTGTCAGGGAAGGGACTCATAACCGAGTTAACTTACTTAATCACAACATCCCAAAAGGGCCATGCGTCTTATGTGGCATGGGGAACCATAAACGGGAAACCGTGTACGGATGCTTCGACTGTTCCATCGACGGACAGAAGTACGTGCGACTCCATGTTGTTCCCTGCTTTGATCTTTGGCACAAGAGAATGAGGTGA
- the PJVK gene encoding pejvakin isoform X2 yields the protein MFAAATKNFVKQVGDGGRLVPVPSLSEADKYQPLSLVVKKKRCVLFQRPKFTSTPFTLKDILQGDRDISAGISSYQLLNYEDKSDVSLCGRRGNHMMTDVGVNVAGSDSVAVKASFGVVTKHEVEVPTLLKELTTRENKKAILCVVMESIRTTRQCSLSVHAGMRGEAVRFHIIDDQNPKGRDKAIVFPAHTTIAFSVFELYIRLDGEFELCFSSVSKGGFEREETATFALLYRIRNILFERNRRVMDAISRSDLYLDDLFSDYYEKPTSMADVSVREGTHNRVNLLNHNIPKGPCVLCGMGNHKRETVYGCFDCSIDGQKYVRLHVVPCFDLWHKRMR from the exons ATGTTTGCCGCTGCTACCAAGAACTTCGTTAAGCAAGTTGGCGATGGAGGGAGATTGGTTCCAGTGCCAAGCTTAAGTGAAGCTGACAAATACCAACCTCTGAGCCTTGTGGTCAAAAAGAAGAGATGTGTTCTGTTTCAAAGACCTAAATTTACCTCTACGCCTTTCACCCTCAAAGATATTcttcagggagacagagacatttcGGCTG GCATCTCATCTTACCAGTTACTGAACTACGAAGACAAATCCGACGTCTCACTCTGCGGGAGACGAGGAAACCATATGATGACCGATGTCGGGGTTAATGTTGCTGGGTCCGATTCCGTTGCAGTGAAAGCTTCGTTCGGTGTCGTGACCAAGCATGAAGTGGAAGTCCCAACGTTACTCAAAGAACTTACCACTAG GGAGAATAAGAAGGCCATCTTGTGTGTGGTCATGGAGAGCATCAGGACAACACGACAGTGCTCATTATCAGTGCACGCGGGGATGCGTGGGGAAGCCGTGAGA TTCCATATTATTGATGACCAAAATCCCAAGGGAAGAGACAAAGCTATTGTTTTTCCGGCACACACAACTATAGCATTCAGTGTCTTTGAACTTTACATTCGCTTGGATGGTGAGTTTG AACTCTGTTTCAGTTCAGTGTCAAAAGGAGGATTTGAAAGAGAGGAAACTGCAACATTTGCACTACTCTACAGAATAAGAAATATCCTGTTCGAACGAA atagaAGGGTGATGGATGCCATCTCTCGCTCCGACCTCTACTTGGATGATCTATTTTCAGACTACTATGAAAAACCCACGAGCATGGCTGACGTCTCTGTCAGGGAAGGGACTCATAACCGAGTTAACTTACTTAATCACAACATCCCAAAAGGGCCATGCGTCTTATGTGGCATGGGGAACCATAAACGGGAAACCGTGTACGGATGCTTCGACTGTTCCATCGACGGACAGAAGTACGTGCGACTCCATGTTGTTCCCTGCTTTGATCTTTGGCACAAGAGAATGAGGTGA